In one Cercospora beticola chromosome 1, complete sequence genomic region, the following are encoded:
- a CDS encoding uncharacterized protein (antiSMASH:Cluster_1~SMCOG1001:short-chain dehydrogenase/reductase SDR): MSTNNHEFDLHRIFNVEGRVAVITGGGSGLGLMAAQALAVNGCRVYIVGRTAAKLERVVQVHGQGIKGSIIPLVADISRKDEIARLVQELEKRESHVDIVINNAGIYSNRQCPEGSSAVEVRQNLFDVENATFENWNDVYRTNVAAVYFVTTAFLPLLQRASARRPGWTSTVINISSINGLIKESLSRFASNSAKAATIHLTKMLAVEIANCRLSIRVNSIAPGLFPSEITTGSSDQSQKSVLPPGTCSEISAGRPGNDVDFAGAILFAVTNEYINGQIVAVDGGYLVKYGKL; the protein is encoded by the exons ATGTCGACAAACAATCATGAGTTCGATCTGCATAGAATCTTCAATGTAGAAGGAAGA GTTGCTGTGATCACAGGCGGCGGCTCTGGCCTCGGGCTGATGGCAGCACAAGCGCT TGCTGTCAACGGCTGCAGGGTGTACATTGTAGGTCGCACTGCTGCGAAGTTGGAACGTGTCGTGCAAGTACACGGCCAAGGCATCAAAGGCTCAATCATACCGTTGGTCGCCGACATTTCGCGCAAAGACGAGATTGC GCGCCTCGTCCAAGAACTGGAGAAACGAGAGAGTCACGTCGATATCGTCATCAACAATGCGGGAATATACAGCAATCGACAGTGTCCCGAGGGTTCCAGCGCAGTAGAAGTGAGACAAAACTTGTTCGACGTGGAGAATGCCACCTTTGAAAACTGGAATGATGTGTATCGAACAAATGTGGCTGCGGTCTATTTCGTAACGACAGCTTTCCTCCCGCTGCTACAGCGTGCCAGCGCCCGCCGGCCCGGCTGGACAAGCACTGTCATAAATATATCCTCGATCAACGGCCTCATCAAGGAGTCGCTCAGCCGATTTGCTTCGAACTCGGCCAAGGCTGCAACGATTCACTTGACCAAGATGCTGGCGGTGGAGATTGCTAATTGCCGCCTTTCCATCAGAGTCAACTCCATTGCGCCTGGACTTTTTCCGAGTGAGATCACCACGGGCAGCAGCGATCAAAGTCAGAAGTCTGTTCTGCCGCCAGGAACATGCAGCGAGATTTCGGCTGGAAGACCAGGCAACGATGTGGACTTCGCAGGGGCAATCCTCTTCGCGGTAACAAATGAGTATATAAACGGACAAATCGTCGCCGTGGACGGAGGCTATCTGGTTAAATATGGAAAACTATGA
- a CDS encoding uncharacterized protein (antiSMASH:Cluster_1~SMCOG1002:AMP-dependent synthetase and ligase), whose protein sequence is MAAHSKINDCRFSIASSNESHSSSEDQIFRGGPKSSGGLITCYARDGISSTELILTAWALFLRSYLATDLIAFASVKDTRSDRTTIKQAGHGTNGQPEITTYSLEIPSQGSLRHVFELISNKSTGTPFDAEHLVHYNTMILFQSRDVVSRVPVNSEMWLGVHGREQIEFCLIVTPSSQFSSPTIELQGPHHSVKILQNLLQSYQHILYAISSQAIARSVGSLEPLTAYDLSQIYHWNKEAPKEMFTTIPGIFAMHAQRRPKEPAICAWDGNMTYAMLDHLSTKLAQLLVQLGVTREVIVPYGFEKSKFAVIATLAILKAGGAFIPLDFNHPEQRLRSIIDRTESRIILASKLTAPSFRFLGPRVLQIDDTFLDSLPEESIASNPLPVIYPNTSAFILLTSGTTGQPKCIVVEHSAVCTLNEAYGEALHLSSRSRVLSFAAYTFDVSTVDMFATLHHGGCICIPSEQDRKNDLTKVIQDFRVNWVDLTPSFALASIPDPKEVPSLETLVLAGEAVERVHVAHFVGRVHRVINCYGPAEAGGCLAKMYCNMQDEPQIVGRPLASARCWIAASESSSRLAPIGAIGELVVEGPALARGYLKDPQKTAAAFFHHNDWKSHAELPGPQRRFYRTGDLVRYTPHGEIEFIGRRDTRVKVRGQSIELTEIEHRLSQHALVEKCLIVFPQSGVHAKKLVAVVQLRVALDSATPLLPVSPRDLSQRGFSSASLEQLLLQQLPPYMIDRKKINDWVLGLSITDSGQDISSPLLPDSCTTPLELNSIVSKILSNGDKQKYDALIGRDFCLANAGIDSVQAVTISKAVKQNYGVQVLVDELIQPDLTIVGLDRRIAALQAKDVKAAASSSSTCFQDEISTLARGFELKEPLNGRRPVTKSPMSHVLLTGATGFLGIEILRQLLCMSKVRKVFIHVRAPDVKAGLERVMTAAKKANWWSSTYSNRLEVWPGDLARPNLGLSDLHWKHITDSSNMGENLDTIMHNGAKVDWNLAYESLRSVNTMSTLQLLEAIARRPGGLRFVYVSGGQALQLEDEDEQDMIKSCAHATGYSQSKVVSEILVRRFARASSSRGHSIHVVKPSFVIGDVQRGIANPDDYLWRLTKAAIQLGTYSRGELKNWLFVADVRTVAHTVCQASLMDATELVVIKVLDGLWMRDFWSSVIQETGHIMVAVNDDRWWKLLASDVEKRGTEHCLWALQDILRPGTGCISATMLKAPTKLMTARKPHITQAIKSNLRYLRDELAFLPSTPSHRAKL, encoded by the exons ATGGCAGCACACTCGAAGATCAACGATTGTAGATTCAGCATCGCAAGCAGCAATGAGAGCCATTCATCCTCGGAGGATCAGATCTTCCGTGGAGGACCGAAATCTTCCGGTGGATTGATAACTTGCTACGCAAGGGATGGTATCTCTTCCACAGAGCTCATATTGACGGCATGGGCCTTGTTTCTGAGATCATATCTTGCcaccgaccttatcgcttTCGCATCAGTGAAGGACACCAGATCGGACAGGACAACGATCAAACAAGCTGGCCATGGGACGAACGGACAACCAGAAATCACCACCTATAGTCTCGAGATTCCAAGCCAAGGCTCCCTTCGACATGTGTTTGAGCTTATATCCAACAAATCCACAGGGACGCCGTTCGACGCGGAGCATTTGGTGCACTACAACACCATGATTTTGTTCCAGAGCCGAGACGTCGTCAGCAGAGTTCCGGTGAACTCAGAAATGTGGCTTGGTGTGCACGGCAGAGAACAG ATTGAGTTTTGTCTGATTGTCACCCCAAGCTCCCAATTTTCGAGTCCAACGATCGAGCTCCAAGGACCGCACCATTCGGTGAAGATACTTCAAAATCTGCTGCAGTCCTATCAACACATTCTCTACGCTATTTCCTCCCAAGCTATTGCGCGGTCAGTTGGGAGCCTTGAGCCGTTGACAGCATATGATCTAAGTCAGATTTATCACTGGAACAAGGAAGCTCCAAAGGAGATGTTTACAACGATTCCAGGGATCTTCGCTATGCATGCGCAGAGAAGACCAAAGGAGCCTGCAATCTGTGCCTGGGATGGAAATATGACATATGCGATGCTCGATCATTTGTCCACGAAACTTGCTCAATTACTTGTTCAACTCGGAGTCACACGAGAAGTCATTGTCCCATATGGATTTGAAAAGTCAAAGTTTGCAGTCATTGCCACGCTTGCTATTCTCAAGGCTGGTGGTGCTTTCATTCCGCTCGACTTCAATCATCCTGAGCAACGGCTCCGCTCTATCATCGATCGCACAGAGTCCCGCATCATACTCGCGTCGAAACTCACAGCGCCGTCATTTCGATTCTTGGGACCAAGAGTCCTGCAGATTGATGACACATTTCTGGACAGCCTGCCAGAAGAAAGTATTGCATCGAACCCACTGCCAGTAATATACCCCAACACAAGTGCATTCATCCTCCTGACATCCGGAACCACTGGCCAACCGAAATGCATCGTCGTAGAGCACTCTGCCGTCTGTACCCTGAATGAAGCATATGGAGAAGCGCTTCacctcagcagcagatcgaGGGTGCTGAGCTTCGCCGCATACACGTTCGATGTCAGCACTGTGGATATGTTTGCTACACTCCATCACGGCGGATGCATCTGCATCCCGTCGGAGCAAGACCGCAAGAATGATCTCACTAAAGTCATCCAAGACTTCCGAGTCAATTGGGTTGATCTGACGCCCTCTTTTGCGCTGGCTAGTATTCCCGATCCCAAAGAAGTGCCATCATTGGAGACGCTGGTCTTGGCTGGAGAAGCAGTCGAGCGTGTACATGTCGCACATTTCGTTGGAAGAGTGCATCGGGTGATCAACTGCTACGGGCCCGCAGAGGCCGGAGGCTGTCTGGCAAAGATGTACTGCAATATGCAAGACGAGCCCCAGATCGTTGGCCGTCCGCTGGCTAGTGCACGATGTTGGATCGCCGCTTCTGAGAGTTCAAGCCGACTTGCACCTATCGGAGCCATAGGTGAGCTAGTTGTTGAGGGCCCAGCGCTAGCACGAGGGTATCTCAAAGATCCACAAAAGACGGCTGCGGCATTCTTCCACCATAACGACTGGAAGTCTCATGCAGAGCTACCAGGGCCTCAGAGGCGATTCTACCGAACTGGCGATCTTGTTCGATATACCCCGCATGGTGAAATTGAGTTCATTGGTCGCCGAGACACACG AGTCAAAGTCCGAGGTCAGAGCATCGAGCTCACAGAGATTGAGCACCGCCTTTCACAGCATGCTCTCGTAGAGAAATGCTTGATTGTGTTCCCGCAATCGGGCGTGCATGCTAAAAAACTTGTGGCAGTCGTACAACTCCGAGTTGCTCTCGACTCAGCTACTCCTCTGCTTCCTGTGTCTCCTCGAGATCTTTCACAGCGCGGATTCTCGTCAGCTTCGTTGGAGCAACTTCTCTTGCAACAATTACCACCATACATG ATAGACCGCAAAAAGATCAATGACTGGGTGCTTGGTCTCTCGATCACGGACTCTGGCCAAGACATCTCTTCTCCGCTCCTGCCAGACAGCTGCACTACGCCTTTGGAGTTGAACTCTATCGTCAGCAAGATATTGAGCAATGGTGACAAACAAAAGTATGATGCTCTTATCGGTCGAGACTTTTGTTTGGCTAATGCAGGCATCGACTCCGTGCAAGCGGTCACTATTTCGAAAGCGGTCAAGCAGAATTATGGCGTGCAAGTGTTGGTGGACGAACTCATTCAACCAGATCTAACCATCGTCGGACTCGATCGAAGGATAGCTGCACTCCAGGCTAAGGACGTAAAggcagcagccagcagcagctcaacCTGCTTCCAAGACGAGATCTCAACATTGGCACGAGGATTCGAGCTGAAGGAGCCTCTCAACGGAAGAAGACCAGTGACCAAATCACCAATGTCACACGTGCTCTTGACCGGAGCAACAGGCTTCCTAGGCATCGAAATACTGCGGCAGCTACTTTGTATGAGCAAAGTTCGCAAGGTCTTCATCCACGTTCGTGCACCGGATGTCAAGGCTGGCCTCGAACGAGTCatgacagcagcgaagaaggcaaatTGGTGGTCAAGCACCTACTCCAATCGTTTAGAAGTATGGCCAGGAGATCTCGCTCGGCCAAACCTGGGTCTAAGTGACCTCCATTGGAAGCATATCACTGACAGCTCCAACATGGGAGAGAACCTGGATACTATCATGCACAATGGTGCAAAGGTAGACTGGAATCTTGCCTACGAAAGCCTAAGATCTGTGAACACAATGTCGACACTACAGCTGCTTGAAGCCATCGCAAGGCGTCCTGGTGGACTACGATTCGTCTACGTTTCAGGTGGCCAGGCTCTCCAactcgaggatgaagatgagcaAGACATGATTAAGAGTTGTGCTCATGCAACGGGCTATTCGCAGAGCAAGGTTGTTTCTGAGATTCTGGTCCGGCGTTTCGCACGcgctagcagcagcagaggccaCTCGATTCATGTGGTGAAGCCCAGCTTTGTCATTGGAGATGTACAACGGGGCATAGCGAACCCTGACGATTATCTATGGAGGCTCACCAAGGCAGCAATACAGCTGGGAACGTATAGTCGTGGAGAACTGAAGAATTGGCTCTTCGTTGCAGATGTCCGCACAGTGGCACACACAGTTTGTCAGGCTAGCCTGATGGACGCGACAGAGCTTGTGGTGATAAAAGTCTTGGATGGACTTTGGATGCGAGACTTCTGGAGTTCTGTGATACAGGAGACTGGACACATTATGGTGGCAGTGAACGATGACAGATGGTGGAAGCTGCTGGCGAGCGACGTCGAAAAGCGTGGCACAGAGCATTGCCTGTGGGCATTGCAAGACATACTGAGGCCAGGGACAGGATGTATTTCTGCTACCATGTTGAAAGCACCAACAAAGCTCATGACGGCAAGGAAACCACATATCACGCAAGCCATCAAGAGCAATCTGCGCTACCTCCGAGACGAGCTTGCATTCTTGCCATCGACGCCATCCCACCGGGCGAAGTTATGA
- a CDS encoding uncharacterized protein (antiSMASH:Cluster_1~SMCOG1034:cytochrome P450), which translates to MRRKRVSAALAKTALFTSEPLRTTVDQILYQRLLPLIEGHQGLSLDILPLCYALSLDALTSTLLGAPAGTKYLLDLPSVGLWLENYELMYCKQAFWPQELPGWTRALRKIGVDMLPRSYYTSREALEEWLLEICDRAELDITVMNPTGLSKEPASLYQVLKAAVEIDSPQMSREEQRLEIASELFDQISGAREVLGLVLAYTILYISQNPDAQEKLRNEVLACMPRAKSEDATYHDDRGGDAELKEAQSPAPASLDRLPYLSAVLKESFRMRPNSTPLPRVTPQDRSVSLAGFEIPPSTRVNVFQWFIHRNPETFDCVDEWHPERWISDSGTLKVGSDQPLWAFGSGSRMCVGASLSQYLMKHTLAAIYSRFSSKIVAKKQNVQEPGSLEDEIIVVFESL; encoded by the exons ATGcgaaggaaaagagtatcCGCTGCGCTGGCCAAGACGGCGTTGTTCACTTCGGAACCCCTTCGTACAACAGTGGACCAGATTCTCTACCAGAGACTCTTGCCCCTCATCGAAGGACACCAAGGACTTTCACTCGACATTCTACCTTTATGCTACGCCCTCAGTCTGGATGCGTTGACAAGCACTTTGTTGGGTGCTCCAGCTGGGACGAAGTATTTGCTTGATTTGCCCAGTGTTGGTCTTTGGCTCGAAAACTATGAACTGATGTACTGTAAGCAGGCGTTCTGGCCACAAGAGCTTCCGGGATGGACAAGAGCCTTGAGAAAAATCGGAGTAGACATGCTACCGAGGTCGTACTACACATCACGAGAAGCGCTTGAGGAGTGGCTTCTTGAGATCTGCGATCGGGCTGAGCTCGACATTACAGTCATGAACCCAACAGGTCTGTCAAAAGAGCCAGCTTCGTTGTATCAAGTCTTGAAAGCAGCAGTTGAGATAGACTCGCCACAGATGAGCCGCGAAGAGCAGAGACTGGAAATTGCAAGTGAGCTCTTCGATCAAATCT CTGGCGCTCGAGAAGTTCTAG GGCTTGTATTGGCGTACACGATTCTCTACATCTCTCAAAATCCCGATGCACAAGAGAAGCTGAGGAACGAGGTTTTAGCCTGCATGCCTCGTGCCAAGTCTGAAGATGCGACCTATCATGATGACAGAGGCGGCGATGCAGAGTTGAAAGAAGCACAGTCGCCAGCTCCAGCATCGTTGGACCGACTCCCGTACCTATCAGCTGTCTTGAAAGAGTCCTTTCGCATGCGGCCGAACAGCACACCCTTGCCACGGGTCACACCACAAGATCGTTCTGTGTCTCTCGCTGGATTCGAGATTCCTCCCAGTACGCGAGTCAACGTCTTCCAGTGGTTCATTCATCGGAACCCAGAGACGTTCGACTGCGTCGACGAGTGGCACCCTGAGCGCTGGATCAGCGACAGCGGAACACTGAAAGTTGGCTCTGATCAACCTCTCTGGGCGTTCGGAAGTGGCAGCCGAATGTGTGTCGGCGCGTCGCTCTCGCAGTATT TGATGAAACACACTCTTGCCGCCATATACTCACGATTTTCTTCGAAGATTgtcgcgaagaagcagaatgtACAAGAACCAGGATCTCTCGAAGATGAAATCATCGTGGTGTTT